The following coding sequences are from one Venturia canescens isolate UGA chromosome 5, ASM1945775v1, whole genome shotgun sequence window:
- the Dscam3 gene encoding Down syndrome cell adhesion molecule-like protein Dscam2 isoform X2, which translates to MDLTSLLLLLTACNCVAVLGQQGPVFVLEPPSTLVFSNTTGSQLSCSAHGSPTPHVTWITSPDQRSVTAVPGLRQLLGNGTLYFPPFLAQDFRAEVHNARYRCRATSSVGTVLSREVTLRAVLTVPGYDVRVDRSPVVEGCNAVLSCTAREDVKEHLTVTSWFRDDAILLPGSTDTGGRFVVTSQGDLHIRAARAEDGRATYSCLTLHALTGERRRSEPATLTVTEPNGSMPPRLMQRSQIALSAERGSDVHLTCSAQGSPPPQFTWYRDRNGHPIPVESFGNIQLWGDLMQIRRVDAQDAGRYICRASNQFGEQRAETHLSVTLKLNARIQPRLQIVNSGESATMNCTVEGYPVESVEWLHDGVPVLTAQDTRIRLLAPLVLIVGSVGRRDKGMYQCLVRSDKENAQATAELKLGDTVPELQYTFIEQALRPGPPVSLRCSATGSPPPSFTWLLDGEPLSEIAAGHRYAIGQYVDQSGDVISHLNITSASAEDGGLYACVARNTLAAVEHKARLNIYGAPYIRSIGPVRAIAGVDTAIACPYSGYPITSVEWSRGGIELPLDMRHRVDNEGYLTIATVDPNDNGTYTCTVRARSGETASRDIRLTVSSPPVMSPFGFPPNLQEGSRAQVTCSITSGDLPIYFSWLKDGKPLPSSLQIEERGAEFFSVLVFKELLSRHSGKYTCVATNNAAKVNHTAELLVKVPPQWIFEPQDVASLLGNPLNVHCEAKGFPPPRITWLRGRGRTSNDYQPLIDGLDGRITILPNGSLWTASAGPQDEGHYLCRANNGIGLGLSKVIYVSVNEPARFELQSKNVTIRRGESVTLDCTVIGDNPIEVQWLHNNDRLDTNAHRLSISQVKTDNGLKSQLSIGSSDRQDSGTYRCTADNAFGRSEHLVYLAVQERPDPPTALEVIEIGSRSIRLSWRRSFDGNSPIRNYVIQYRAMIHGGVDEWDPSKTHNVTFTPGSSGLAASANPTSNGVPRYDSNGDDQEIALVSGLHPAVTYTFRIFAINSIDASEPTDPVVAKTQEEAPTDPPQNVKVQSAGPGELIVHWQPPPKESCNGDLLGYIVTWSEYSSSTSAGVNQSKSLTVNGWATTKVQLTGLRKFTKYDISIRAFNSIASGPASPSIVGTTQEGVPEAPPTQVTCTPLSSQSVKVAWSAPPAHLHGGIIQGYKVSYRPVPTDNMEISTVGDIKRISNEETFLHTLYKYTNYSIRVLAYTGAGDGVLSPPIFCTTEEDVPGPPAGIKALALTADSILVSWLPPLQPNGQVSQYTVYSKEAGASRHNSHTMHEPPTLPTDTLTMELRGLTERQLYEFWVSATTGLGEGEPTPIVTQTTNTRAPARVASFSQLLRRAVKSSVTLSCLVVGNPTPQPIWTHRNSQISTGRHYEITDDGHLNIHGLEQSIAGNYTCSASNLFGDDSITYTLVVVMPPRAPVLELQYTTTHSIKFRWNHPENGGATIQGYVLSYKKDQGGWEEIALSPEQTEFTLSGLKCGSSYLAHLTAHNRVGTGDPSPLISATTKGTAPPLPKEREIVAVNSTSVRLNLLSWPNGGCPIQYYTVEYRRRINTEPWILVASKATENLIIRDLKPAAWYSLRLTAHNDAGATQTKMEFGTTTLSGISIGPPNDLIMDDDTVRNPPNHKILYVIVPLVCAIVLIFSAVIVGYVMLKRNGRTSYLAEMMPGQQQQAGLGIGQQAQHQSHHHMSSCMSTVQLKSTAERDNRRNHQVYTSSPVKQDNHKSNNDHGSEMYEISPYATFSVPGRENRSVTTATLDYTMQFKTFGHLENEDINTIDYERSSVDFERSKTPRWHKQRYFPSIAEAESKMRSSRQGSGSDTSGSPCGECAGPSYRVPVKPCRDVFSRGVESSTESNNEGSPSLGRRRSRQPSRSTRSSVEDMTLLPPSGFSDSRELSEAECDRDSRDWQSLSIATRHGGSLGRLPIEAVETMLARYQQRKEQERQEFTIHV; encoded by the exons CTTGTAATTGCGTAGCGGTTCTTGGTCAGCAAGGTCCTGTATTCGTTCTCGAGCCACCGAGTACTCTCGTCTTCTCAAACACGACTGGTTCCCAGCTTAGCTGTTCCGCCCATGGAAGTCCAACGCCCCACGTTACTTGGATCACCAGCCCCGATCAGAGATCCGTCACAGCCGTTCCCGGCCTCAG GCAGCTACTGGGCAACGGTACTCTCTATTTTCCACCGTTTCTAGCCCAGGACTTCCGGGCCGAAGTACACAACGCGAGATATCGATGCCGAGCAACGAGTTCCGTTGGCACGGTGCTATCGCGCGAAGTCACCCTCCGAGCTG TGCTTACGGTGCCCGGTTACGACGTAAGGGTAGACAGATCGCCGGTCGTCGAGGGCTGTAACGCAGTTTTATCTTGCACAGCCCGAGAAGACGTTAAGGAACATCTCACAGTCACTTCCTGGTTTCGGGATGACGCCATTTTGCTACCAGGCAGCACGGATACGG GCGGCAGATTCGTAGTGACGTCACAAGGTGATCTCCATATCAGAGCAGCAAGAGCGGAAGATGGAAGAGCAACTTATTCCTGCCTTACGCTCCACGCACTTACAGGCGAGAGGCGAAGAAGCGAACCTGCCACTCTGACCGTCACAG AACCCAATGGCTCCATGCCACCGAGATTGATGCAACGCTCACAAATTGCATTGTCAGCCGAAAGAGGCTCGGACGTTCATCTGACGTGCTCGGCTCAGGGAAGTCCGCCGCCCCAATTCACGTGGTATCGGGATAGAAATG GACACCCGATACCTGTGGAGTCCTTTGGGAATATTCAGCTTTGGGGCGATCTGATGCAAATTCGTCGAGTCGACGCCCAGGATGCTGGAAGGTACATTTGCCGTGCGAGCAATCAGTTTGGCGAGCAACGAGCCGAGACTCATCTCTCCGTTACGTTGAAACTAAATGCTCGTATACAGCCAAGATTGCAG ATCGTTAACTCCGGTGAATCAGCCACAATGAACTGTACCGTGGAGGGGTATCCGGTCGAAAGCGTCGAGTGGCTTCACGACGGTGTGCCTGTTCTTACTGCACAAGACACGAGAATAAGACTTTTGGCACCACTCGTTCTTATCGTTGGTTCTGTCGGACGCAGGGACAAGGGAATGTACCAATGTTTGGTCCGAAGCGATAAAGAAAATGCTCAAGCAACGGCCGAGCTCAAATTGGGCG ACACCGTTCCAGAACTCCAGTACACTTTTATAGAGCAGGCTTTGCGACCGGGTCCACCTGTGTCTTTGAGATGTTCAGCGACGGGATCTCCGCCTCCCTCGTTTACGTGGCTACTGGATGGAGAGCCTCTGAGCGAAATAGCTGCTGGGCACAG ATACGCGATTGGCCAATACGTCGATCAGTCCGGTGACGTGATAAGCCACTTGAACATAACATCCGCAAGTGCTGAGGACGGTGGCCTCTATGCCTGCGTCGCGAGGAATACTCTCGCTGCTGTCGAACACAAAGCTAGACTCAATATCTATG GTGCACCGTACATCAGGTCTATTGGTCCGGTAAGAGCGATAGCCGGTGTGGATACTGCGATAGCGTGTCCTTACTCGGGATATCCGATAACGTCGGTCGAATGGTCGAGAGGTGGTATAGAACTACCCCTTGACATGAGACATCGGGTGGATAACGAGGGCTACCTCACCATAGCGACCGTCGATCCGAACGACAATGGAACTTACACGTGCACCGTTAGAGCAAGATCGGGGGAAACTGCTAGTCGAGATATAAGACTCACAGTGAGCA GTCCACCGGTTATGAGTCCATTCGGGTTTCCACCGAATCTGCAAGAAGGCAGCCGCGCTCAAGTGACCTGCAGCATCACTTCGGGTGATcttccaatttatttttcctggcTCAAGGACGGAAAACCATTGCCATCGTCTCTCCAA attgAGGAACGTGGCGCAGAATTTTTCAGTGTTTTAGTATTCAAAGAACTGTTGTCACGTCACAGTGGAAAATACACGTGCGTGGCGACGAACAACGCCGCGAAAGTTAATCATACCGCTGAACTTTTGGTAAAAGTTCCACCCCAGTGGATCTTTGAGCCACAGGACGTGGCAAGTTTGCTAGGCAATCCCTTGAACGTACATTGCGAAGCGAAAGGTTTTCCACCGCCGCGTATTACATGGCTTCGCGGACGAGGAAGAACCTCCAATGATTATCAACCGTTGATCGACGGTCTCGATGGCAGGATAACTATTTTGCCAAATGGGTCATTGTGGACAGCGTCAGCTGGACCACAGGACGAAGGACATTATTTGTGCCGAGCCAATAATGGCATTGGATTGGGGCTCAGTAAAGTTATCTACGTTTCAGTCAACG AACCAGCAAGATTCGAATTACAGAGTAAAAACGTGACTATAAGAAGAGGCGAGTCGGTGACACTCGACTGTACCGTCATCGGTGACAATCCCATCGAGGTGCAATGGTTACACAACAATGATCGACTCGATACGAATGCTCACAGGCTGAGTATAAGCCAAGTCAAAACGGATAATGGATTAAAGTCGCAGTTATCAATCGGCAGCAGCGATAGGCAGGATTCTGGCACTTACAGATGTACAGCGGACAATGCTTTTGGAAGAAGCGAGCATTTAGTTTATTTGGCTGTCCAAG agAGACCCGATCCGCCAACAGCTCTTGAAGTCATTGAGATTGGTTCAAGGTCGATTAGACTCTCCTGGAGAAGGTCTTTCGATGGTAACAGTCCAATCAGAAATTACGTTATACAGTACCGAGCAATGATCCACGGTGGCGTCGACGAGTGGGATCCCTCGAAAACTCACAACGTCACTTTCACACCGGGATCTTCGGGCCTCGCTGCCTCAGCCAATCCAACATCGAATG gaGTTCCACGATACGATTCGAACGGCGATGACCAAGAAATCGCTCTCGTGTCTGGTTTGCATCCCGCTGTTACTTACACGTTTCGAATATTTGCGATAAACTCCATCGATGCGAGCGAACCGACAGATCCGGTAGTGGCCAAGACTCAAGAAGAAg CTCCAACGGATCCACCACAGAATGTAAAAGTTCAATCCGCTGGACCAGGCGAATTGATCGTCCATTGGCAG CCACCACCCAAAGAATCTTGCAACGGTGATCTTCTCGGCTATATCGTTACATGGTCGGAATATTCCTCGTCGACATCAGCGGGTGTTAATCAGAGCAAAAGCCTCACTGTCAATGGTTGGGCAACTACCAAAGTACAACTTACGGGCCTCAGAAAATTCACTAAATACGACATATCGATCAGGGCCTTTAACAGCATCGCCAGTGGACCAGCAAGTCCTTCGATCGTTGGCACAACTCAGGAAGGAG TTCCGGAGGCCCCACCAACACAAGTAACCTGCACTCCTTTATCTTCGCAAAGCGTAAAAGTAGCTTGGAGCGCACCACCGGCTCACCTGCACGGTGGAATAATTCAGGGATACAAAGTTTCGTACAGGCCTGTTCCAACTGACAACA TGGAAATCTCTACTGTTGGTGATATCAAGAGAATATCGAACGAAGAAACGTTCCTTCACACTTTGTACAAGTATACAAATTATTCCATAAGAGTATTGGCATACACTGGAGCAGGGGACGGAGTTTTGAGTCCACCGATATTCTGCACGACTGAAGAAGATG TTCCCGGTCCACCAGCCGGAATAAAAGCACTCGCGTTAACAGCTGACAGTATATTGGTTTCGTGGCTTCCTCCATTACAACCAAACGGTCAAGTTTCACAATATACGGTTTACAGCAAAGAGGCTGGTGCTAGCAGACACAATTCTCATACGATGCATGAACCTCCGACTCTTCCTACGGACACGCTAACGATGGAACTTCGTGGTTTAACGGAACGACAACTTTACGAATTTTGGGTTTCTGCTACGACCGGACTCGGCGAAGGAGAACCCACGCCTATAGTCACTCAGACGACGAATACTCGAG CACCGGCTCGCGTGGCATCTTTCTCGCAGCTTTTGCGAAGAGCTGTCAAATCTTCCGTAACACTCTCATGCTTAGTCGTGGGTAATCCAACTCCTCAACCAATATGGACCCACAGAAATAGTCAAATTTCTACCGGGCGCCACTACGAGATCACCGATGATGGTCATCTTAATATTCAcg GCCTGGAACAATCGATCGCCGGGAATTATACATGTTCGGCGAGCAATCTTTTCGGCGACGATTCAATAACTTATACACTTGTCGTCGTCATGCCTCCTCGCGCACCCGTCCTCGAATTGCAATACACCACAACTCATAGCATCAAATTTCGATGGAATCATCCGGAAAACGGCGGTGCTACGATACAGGGTTATGTACTTAGCTATAAAAAGGACCAAGGTGGCTGGGAAGAAATAGCACTTTCACCTGAACAAACCGAATTTACACTAAGCGGTTTGAAATGCGGATCTTCGTATCTTGCTCATCTTACGGCACACAACAGAGTCGGGACGGGTGATCCGAGTCCATTGATCAGTGCCACAACCAAGGGAACCG CACCTCCACTGCCAAAAGAGCGCGAAATAGTCGCAGTGAATTCAACGTCAGTTCGGCTAAATCTGTTATCATGGCCGAACGGAGGTTGTCCGATTCAATATTATACGGTGGAGTATCGAAGACGAATAAATACGGAGCCTTGGATATTGGTTGCGAGCAAAGCGACGGAAAATCTCATAATCCGAGATTTGAAACCCGCAGCTTGGTACAGTTTGCGTTTGACGGCGCACAACGACGCGGGTGCGACTCAGACGAAGATGGAATTTGGAACAACGACATTGAGCGGGATCAGCATAGGACCACCGAATGATCTCATAATGGACGACGATACTGTCAGGAATCCTCCgaatcataaaattttatatGTAATAGTTCCTCTCGTTTGTGCaatcgttttgattttttcggcCGTCATTGTTGGCTACGTGATGCTAAAGCGCAACGGCAGAACGAGCTATCTCGCCGAAATGATGCCGGGACAACAACAACAAGCGGGTCTTGGAATTGGCCAACAAGCTCAACATCAATCCCATCATCACATGTCCAGCTGCATGTCCACTGTCCAATTAAAATCGACTGCGGAACGCGATAACCGACGTAATCATCAAGTCTACACAAGTTCACCAGTCAAACAGGATAATCACAAGTCCAACAATGATCACGGTTCAGAAATGTATGAAATTAGTCCTTATGCAACATTCAGTGTACCTGGACGTGAGAATCGATCGGTTACTACAGCCACCCTCGATTACACAATGCAATTCAAAACTTTTGGACATCTCGAAAACGAGGATATCAACACTATCGATTACGAAAGATCCAGCGTTGATTTCGAgag ATCAAAGACTCCAAGATGGCATAAACAACGTTATTTTCCGAGTATTGCCGAGGCAGAAAGCAAGATGCGTTCAAGCCGCCAAGGCTCGGGGAGTGACACTTCCGGAAGTCCTTGCGGCGAGTGCGCTGGACCAAGCTACAGAGTTCCGGTCAAACCTTGCAGag ATGTTTTCTCGCGCGGTGTCGAATCCAGCACGGAATCGAACAACGAGGGTTCACCATCGCTTGGCAGACGACGTAGTCGACAGCCGAGCCGGTCCACTCGCAG TTCGGTGGAGGACATGACGCTTTTGCCACCGAGCGGATTCAGCGACAGTCGAGAATTGAGCGAGGCGGAATGCGATCGTGATAGCAGAGATTGGCAGAGTTTATCCATTGCAACTCGTCACGGCGGCAGTCTTGGCAGACTCCCCATTGAAGCGGTTGAGACAATGCTCGCAag GTACCAGCAGCGAAAAGAACAAGAGAGGCAAGAATTCACGATACACGTATGA